A region of the Pirellulales bacterium genome:
ATTGTCGCTCCAATATCCACCACGGTGATTCGTCTCTCCAAAGTGCTAAACGCCTGCTGCACCAATTCCACCAAGGGCGAATTGAAGAACGGTATGCGATTGTCCCGCAGGATCGACGGGTAAATGTTTCCCCGATTGACGAACACATCGAAGCCGTGAAGCTGCATCCGGATTGGGCCGTCGTTGTTCTTCCGCGCACCGCAGAGCATCCTCCGCAAATTCGGGATCATTGGCCAGCGCGAGCGACGCGCGGGCTTTGAGCCAGGCGAAGAAATTTGATCGGTAAGCTGAGTCATGCCGTTTCCAAAAGTGTCATTGGGGTCGCGATTGCATGACGGTCAGGCCCGTTCGACATTGCGTGCAAACAGGGAGCAATGGCCTGCCACAATTCCCGGTAGGCTGCTTCCGGATCGAAGCGGGCAGCATAAGCCAGCGCGGCCCGTTCCCAGACGTTGCGATATTCGCCATCGGTCAGCAATCGCACCGCCGCGTTCGCGAATTCCGATGGGCTTTTTGCGCAAACGAAGCCCGCGCCGATCCCGGTGGTCAAACCTTGGGCGGCGATCGGCGATGCCACGGTCGCCTTGCCGTGCGCCAGTGACTCGACCAACTTGATCTTCAACCCGCTGCCCACCAACAGCGGGCAGATCACGGCGGCGGGACCATCGTAAATATCCGCGGTGTTCGGCACCACGCCGCGAAGCACAATTCGATCGTCAATGGCCGCGGCCGCCGCCAAGCCCGCGTTTTGGCACACGCTGCC
Encoded here:
- a CDS encoding glycosyltransferase family 4 protein, which codes for MIAKVRRDRTLLVVDTHDVVHLRDADLQRSSLPAEGGMTREEEIQHLEPFDLVIAIQNEEQKVLQEMLPDKRVIVAEHALETCPRRCRRKSLCFVGSNHSTNVASILPFIADSWQQIRARCPDALLEIVGSVCQNAGLAAAAAIDDRIVLRGVVPNTADIYDGPAAVICPLLVGSGLKIKLVESLAHGKATVASPIAAQGLTTGIGAGFVCAKSPSEFANAAVRLLTDGEYRNVWERAALAYAARFDPEAAYRELWQAIAPCLHAMSNGPDRHAIATPMTLLETA